From Cannabis sativa cultivar Pink pepper isolate KNU-18-1 chromosome 8, ASM2916894v1, whole genome shotgun sequence, a single genomic window includes:
- the LOC133030408 gene encoding secreted RxLR effector protein 161-like, translated as MQDSKSTSIPHGGQFELTKEEIPMTAEEKEEMEEILYAMALGCLMYVMVSTRPDITHAFSILSRFMSNPGINHWRELKWLLRYLRGTSDIGFTYKRISEKVTLKGYVDAYYASSKDTRRSTTSYVFQTNGDCISWKSQLQSVVALSTTKVEFMVTTKAFKEAIWLQRILKELKLLVEKARVHSDSQSSIHLCKNPVYHEKTKHNDIQFFWIREKIEVLGLCPK; from the coding sequence ATGCAAGATTCTAAGAGCACTTCAATACCTCATGGAGGACAGTTTGAATTAACCAAGGAAGAAATCCCTATGACagcagaagaaaaagaagagatgGAAGAGATTCTATATGCAATGGCTCTGGGGTGTCTCATGTATGTCATGGTTAGCACAAGACCTGACATTACTCATGCTTTTAGCATATTGAGTAGGTTCATGTCAAATCCTGGGATAAACCATTGGAGGGAACTCAAATGGCTATTGAGATATTTGAGAGGGACATCAGATATTGGATTTACTTACAAGAGAATTTCAGAAAAAGTAACATTGAAAGGATATGTGGATGCTTATTATGCATCAAGCAAGGATACTAGGAGGTCTACTACATCTTATGTGTTTCAAACTAATGGAGATTGTATTAGTTGGAAATCACAGCTCCAATCCGTAGTAGCACTTTCAACTACAAAGGTAGAATTCATGGTGACCACAAAGGCATTCAAAGAAGCAATATGGCTACAAAGAATTTTGAAGGAGTTGAAGCTTCTAGTTGAAAAGGCAAGGGTACATTCTGACAGCCAATCCTCGATTCATCTGTGCAAGAATCCAGTTTATCATGAGAAGACAAAACACAATGATATTCAGTTTTTTTGGATAAGGGAGAAGATAGAAGTGTTgggtttgtgccctaaataa